The sequence TGCGGGGCATGGAGGAAAACTCTCAGGTTCCCGTGACAGAGGGGGCATGGCGACCGCGCGGCACCGGGCCGCGCCGCGCCGTGTCAACGACGGGAGTGCGACATGCACCAAGACGACGAGATTCCCATCGAAACGGCGACGCTGCCGCTCGACGCCTGGCACCGCGCGAAGGGCGGCCGGATGGTCGCGTTCGCGGGCTACTGGATGCCGATCCAATATGAAGGCATCATGGCCGAGCATCTCTGGACGCGCGAACATGCCGGCCTGTTCGACGTCAGCCATATGGGCCAGCTCGCGCTGAGCGGCGAAGGCGCCGCCGCGGCGCTCGAAACGCTCGTTCCCGGCGACATATCGGCGCTGAAACCGGAGCGGATGCGTTACTCGCTGTTGCTGAACGACGACGGCGGCATTCTCGACGATCTGATGATCACCAATGAGGGCGACCAGCTTGGCGTCGTCGTCAACGGCGCGGTCAAGTGGGACGATATCGCGCATCTGCGCGAATATCTGCCCGACCATATCACGCTCAACCACAGGGACGACCACGGCCTGCTTGCCTTGCAGGGGCCAAAGGCGGTGACGGCGCTTTCACGCCTTGTGCCCGAAGCGGCCGGACTCGTCTTCATGCAGGCAATCTCCGGGACGTGGAACGGTCATGCGATCGGCCTCAGCCGGTCGGGCTATACCGGCGAGGACGGATTCGAGATTTCGCTGCCCAGCGCGGCGCTGGAAAGCTTCGCCGACGCGCTGTGCGCGATGGCGGAGGTGAAGCCGATCGGTCTCGGCGCGCGCGACTCGCTGCGGCTGGAGGCGGGGTTGCCGCTCTACGGCCACGATCTCGACGAAACCACCGATCCGGTCGAGGGCGACCTGGCCTTTGCGATCAGCAAGCGCCGCCGCGAGGAAGGCGGTTTCCCCGGCGCGGCGCGCATCCTTGGCCATCTGGCCGACGGATCTCCACGCAAACGCGTCGGCCTCACCGTCGATGGAAAAATGCCGGTGCGCGAAGGCGCCAAATTGTTCGACGGCAACACCGAAATCGGCGTCGTGACGTCGGGCGGTTTCGCCCCCAGCGTCGGCGCGCCGATCGCGATGGGCTATGTCCCGACGGGACTGGCCGAGCCGGGCACCGCGGTCACCGCCGAGGTGCGCGGCAAGCGCGTCGCCTGCACCGTCACCGCCATGCCATTCATTCCGCACCGCTATGTGCGCAAACAGGGAGCCTGACCGATGCCGCGTTATTATACCGAAGAACATGAGTGGATCGACGTCGACGGCGACGTTGCGACGGTCGGCATCACCGACTTCGCGCAGGGCCAGCTGGGCGACATCGTCTTTGTCGAGGTTCCCGACACCGGCGCCGAACTCAGCCAGGGCGGCGACGCCGCGGTGGTCGAATCGGTGAAGGCGGCGAGCGACGTCTATGCCCCCGTCGACGGCATAGTGACCGAAGGCAATGCGCAGCTCGAGGAAGATCCCGCGCTCGTCAATTCGGACCCCGAAGGCGAAGGCTGGTTTTTTCGCATGACGCTCGCCGACAAGAGCCAGCTCGACGGCCTGATGGACGCAAAGGCCTATAAGGCTTTCTGCGACGCGCTGTAACCGACCGCCCCTCCCGCGCGCGGGAGGGGGAAGGGGACATGATGACCGCAACCGATCCCGCGCTGGCGAATTGCCGCCTGATGGTGGCGACCCCCATCTATGAGGGCGCGCAGGGCACCTATGTCCGCGCCGCGCTCGACCTCGCGCTGCGCGCGCAGGCGATGGGGATCCCGGTGCGGTTCGAGTTCATCCTCTATCAGCCGTCGATCACGCGCGCGCGCAACCTGCTGACCGCCATGTTCCTCGGCAGCGACTGCACGCACCTGCTGTTCGTCGACGCCGACATGGATTTTTCGGCGGACGACGTGTTTTCGATGGTGCGCGCGATGGATGCACGCGCCGAAGTCGGGGTGCTCGGCGCGGCCTATCCGCGGCGCATGATCAACTGGCGCAACGTCGCGCGCGCGGCAGAGCTTGGGATTGCCAAGGATAATCCCGCGGAGCTTGCGCGCTTTGCGGGCGAGTTCGCGCTGCATTTCCTCGATCCTGCGCAGAGCTTCAGGATGACCGACCTCGTCGAGCTATCGCGGCTCGGCACGGCGATGATGATGATCCGGCGCGGGGTGCTCGAAACGATGCGCTCGCGATTCCCCGATCTGGTGTTCCGGCCCGATCCTGCCGAACAGCAGGCGCATGGCGTCGGCGACGTCGCGCCCGCATTTTTCTTTCCCTTCATCGACCCCGAAAGTCGGGCGTTGCTGTCGGACGATTATTCCTTTTGCCATCGCGTCCGCGACGCCGGCTTCCGCATCTGGCTCGCCCCGTGGGTGCGCACGACCCATGCGGGGCCGATGGTCTTTGCCGGCGCGCTTGCCGACACGGCGCAGCTTTATTCCGTCCATCCAGCCCCTTCTGTGGAGTAGTTCATGCGTTATCTCCCGCTCACCCCCGATGACCGCGCGGCGATGCTCGGCGTCATCGGCGCGTCGTCGATCGACGAGCTGTTCGCCGATGTCCCCGTCGAGGCGCGGCTCGACGGGCCGATCGCCGGCTTGCCGATGCGCGCGAGCGAGCTTGCGGTCGAACGCCATATGGGCGCGCTCGCGCGCCGCAACCGTGCCGCGGGCGATGGGCCCTTCTTCCTTGGCGCGGGCGCCTATCGCCACCATGTGCCCGCCAGCGTCGATCATCTGATCCAGCGCGGCGAGTTTTTGACCGCCTATACCCCCTATCAGCCCGAAATCGCGCAGGGCACGCTCCAGATGCTCTTCGAGTTCCAGAGCCAGGTCGCGCGGCTGTTCGGCGCCGACGTCGCCAATGCGTCGATGTACGATGGCTCGACCGCCTGCTGGGAAGCGATCGTGATGGCGCGCCGCATCACCAGGCGCAGCAAGGCTTTGCTTTCGACCGGCCTGCACCCCCATTATCGCAGCGTCGCGCGCACGATGGCGAAATATACGCGCGACATGCTCGTCGACGGCGACCCGGCGCTGGAGGCGGGGACCGACTGGGTGGCGCTCGCCGGGGCGGTCGACGAGGAGACGAGTTGCGTCGTTGTCCAATATCCCGACATCCTCGGCCGCATCGACGACATGACGACGCTTGCCGAAGCATGCCAGGCCGCGGGCGCGCTGCTGATCGCGGTCGTCACCGAACCCGTCGCGCTTGGCCTCATCAAGTCGCCGGGCGAGATGGGCGCCGACATCGTGGTGGGCGAAGGGCAATCGCTCGGCGTCGGCCTGCAATTCGGCGGGCCCTATGTCGGCCTCTTCGCGTGCAAGAGCAAATATGTCCGCCAGATGCCGGGGCGCCTGTGCGGCGAAACGGTCGATGCCAATGGCAAGCGGGGTTTCGTGCTGACGCTTTCGACGCGCGAACAGCATATCCGGCGCGAGAAAGCGACGAGCAATATCTGCACCAATTCCGGGCTTTGTGCTCTGGCTTTCAGCATCCATATGACCTTGCTCGGCGAAGCCGGGCTGCGCCATCTCGCGGCGATCAACCATGGCCGCGCGAAGGGCGCTGCCGCCGAGCTGGCCAAGGTTCCCGGCGTGTCGGTGCTGAACGACAGCTTCTTCAACGAGTTCACGCTGCTGCTGCCCGTCGCGGCGCGGCCCGTGGTCCACAAACTCGCGGAAATGGACATCCTCGGCGGCGTGTCGCTCGGCCGCCTCTATCCCGACAATGATGGCCTGGCGAACGGGCTGGTGGTCGCGGTGACAGAAACCGTGACCGAGGAAGATATTGCCGCCTTTGCCGCGGCGCTGAAGGAGGTGCTGGCATGACCGCGCTCAACCCCGCCGGCTGGCGCCCCGAAATGACCGCCGCGGTCGGCGCCGACGACAATGTCACTTTCACCGGCAACCGCGCGCTGATGCTCGAGGAACCGCTGATCTTCGAGATTGGTTCGACCGAAACCACCGGCGTCGATTTCGATGAGCAGGCACCAGCGGCCGACCTTGGTTCGCTGATGCGCAGCGATCCCATCGGCCTGCCGGGGCTCAGCGAGTCCGAAACGGTGCGCCATTACACGCGCCTGTCGCGCCAGAATTACGCGATCGACCTCGGCCTCTTCCCGCTCGGCAGCTGCACGATGAAGCACAACCCGCGCCTCAATGAAAAGGTCGCGCGCATGCCGGGCTTCGCCGACGTCCACCCGCTGCAACCGCAGGAAACGGTGCAGGGCGCGCTCGCCGTCATCAACGAGCTCGCCTTCTGGCTGATCGACCTGACCGGCATGTATGGCGTCGCCATGTCGCCCAAGGCCGGCGCGCATGGCGAGCTGTGCGGCATATTGTGCATCAAGGCGGCGCTCGAAGCGCGCGGCGAGGATCGGCGTGTGTTGCTCGTCCCCGAAAGCGCGCACGGCACCAACCCCGCGACCGCCGCCTTTGCGGGCTTCACCGTCGAGGATATTCCGGCGACCAAGGAAGGCCGCGTCGACCTGGAGGCGCTGAAGGCGCGGCTCGGCCCCGACGTCGCGGGGGTGATGATCACCAACCCCAACACCTGCGGCCTGTTCGAGCGCGACATGAAGGCGATTTCGGACGCGGTCCACGCCGCGGGCGGCTATGTCTATTGCGACGGCGCCAATTTCAACGCGATCGTCGGCCGCGTGCGCCCCGGCGACCTGGGCATCGACGCGATGCACATCAATTTGCACAAGACCTTTTCGACCCCGCACGGCGGCGGCGGGCCGGGTTCGGGCCCGGTCGTGCTGTCGGAGGCGCTCGCGCCCTATGGTCCGCTGCCTTTCGTCGCGCGCTATGCCGACGGCACCTACAAGCTGATCGAGGAGGAAAATGCCGCCGAGGAGCATCCCGCGACCTTCGGCCGCATGACGGCATTCCATGGTCAGATGGGTATGTTCACCCGCGCGCTCGCCTATATTTTGAGCCACGGCGCCGACGGGCTGAAGCAGGTCGCCGAGGATGCGGTGCTCAACGCCAATTATGTGCTGCGCAGCCTGGAGGATGTGCTCGACGCGCCATTTGCGGCGTCGGGTCCGTGCATGCACGAGGCGCTGTTCAGCGACAAGGGGCTGGCCGAGGGCTTTTCGACGCTCGACATCGCCAAGGGGCTGATCGACGAAGGTTATCATCCGATGACGGTCTATTTCCCGCTCGTCGTCCATGGCGCGATGCTGATCGAGCCGACCGAGACGGAAAGCAAGGCGGCGCTCGACCAATTCATCGGCGCGCTGCGCAGCATCGCGATGCGCGCGAAGAACGGCGATCCGGCGCTCAAGTCGGCGCCGCATTTCGCCCCGCGCGCGCGGCTCGACGAAACGGCGGCGGCGCGGAAGCCGGTGCTGGCGTGGGAAGGCGATCTGTAATCCGCCGTCATCCCTGCGAAGGCCGGACTGACGGATAAAGGGGAGGGTAGAATGAGCTGGGACAGCCTGTTTCTGCTGGCGAATTATTGGGCCATCGCGGCGTGGATTGCGCTCGCCTTCCTGCCGCGCGGGCCGAAGACGCTCGCGCTCATCCTCTATCTCGGCGTGGCGCTGCTCTGCCTCACCTACACCGTGCTGATCGTCGGCTTCCTCACCGGCGGCATCGACCCCGGCGGGCCGGGCGGCGGCGACTTCACGACGCTGAAGGGCGTGATGGCGCTGTTCGACAGCCCCGGCGGCGCGACGCTCGGCTGGATCCATTATCTTGCCTTCGACCTGTTCACCGGCATGTGGATCGCGCGCGACGCCGATCAAAAGGGATTCAGCCGCATCGCGCAATTCCCCTTTTTGCTGCTGACCTTGCTCGTCGGGCCGGTTGGACTGTTCGCATGGCTGATCGTCCGCGAACGCCGCGCGCGGGCACAGGCAAAGGCGAAGTGACGCCGCAGCCGTGGATGCCGGGTGACGGCGGCGCGGCGGACAAGCGCCACGCGCCGGCGACCTTGCGCAACCGCGACGCGATAACCGCGGTGCTCGCCGACTGGCTGCCCGCGTCGGGCACGGTGCTGGAGGTCGCCAGCGGGTCGGGCGAACATGCGGTTCATTTCGCCGCCGCCTTTCCGCACCTCGACTGGCAGCCGAGCGACCCCGACCCCGCCGGGCTGACCTCGATCGCCGCCTGGCGCGCCGAGGCGGGGCTCGCCAACCTCGCGCCGCCGCTCGCGCTCGATGCGGCGGCGCCCGACTGGCCGACGGGCCACGCCGACGCGATCCTCTGCATCAACATGGTGCATATCAGCCCGTGGAACGCGACGCTCGGCCTGTTCGCGGGCGCGGCGCGGCTGCTTGCACCCGGCGCGCCGCTGATCCTTTACGGCGCCTTTGTCGAGCCGGGCGTGCCGACCGCGGCGAGCAACCTCGACTTTGACGCCAATCTGCGCGCGCGCGATCCGGCGTGGGGGCTGCGCGACACCGATGCGGTCAAGGCGGCCGCCGCCGCCGCCGGACTGGCTTTCGCCGAACGCCGCGCGATGCCCGCGAATAATCTGATGCTGCTGTTCCGCCGCACCTGACGGACCTGACAGGGTAGGGGATCGACGCTTTACCTTGCGGGCGGAACCGTTAGCCTTCTCACCAACTGCGCGCAAAAGACGCGATTCGAGGAGAGAGAGGCGATGGGCCGGGACGTTTCGGACCTGTTCACATTCGACGAGTTCCTGACCCATTGGGCCGCCGAGCGCCCCGAGCGCGTCGCGATGCGCGAAGAGGATCGTGTCTACAGCTATGCCCAGCTCGACGACCTGACCGCGCGCGCCGCGTCCGCGCTGATCGCGGCGGGGCTGAAAAAGGGCGACCGCATCGCGTGGATCGGCAAGAACAGCGACCTTTATTTTACCCTCTTCTATGGTGCCGCGCGCGCGGGCATCGTGATGGCGCCGATCGGCTGGCGCCTGTCGCCCGCCGAGTGGGCGTTCATCGTCAACGATACGCAGGCGAAGATGGTCTTCGCCGGGCCGGGTTTCGACGGGCTTGCCGATCAGCTCGCCGACAAGCTCCGGAACGATCCGAAGATTGTCGGTGCGGCGGATGCCTGGGCGATGATTGAGGGCGCCGAGCGTGCGCCCTTCGAGCCCTCTGCGGTCGACGACGCCGTGCTCCAGCTTTATACGTCGGGCACCACGGGCAACCCCAAGGGCGCGGTGCTTTCCAACCGCAACCTGTTCGCGCTGCGCAAACATTCGAGCACGCTCGACATGCCCTATACCAAATGGGACGATGACGAGGCGGTGCTGGTGGCGATGCCCTGCGCGCATATCGGCGGCACCGGGCTCGGCATCATGGCGCTCGCGGCGGGGCTTCCGGGGATCGTCCTTGCCGAGTTCAACCCCGACGGCGTGTTCGACGCGGTCGAGCAATATGGCGTGACGCGATTCTTCATGGTGCCCGCGGCGCTCCAGATGCTGCTGATGCATCCGCGCTGCGCCAGCGTCGATTTCAGCCGCCTCAAATATATTCTCTATGGCGCCGCGCCGATCCCGCTCGAACTGCTGCGCCAGTGCATCCAGATGTTCGGCGCGCAGTTCATCCAGGCCTATGGCATGACCGAAACCACCGGCACCATCTCGATGCTGCCGCCCGAGGACCATGATCCGGCGGGCAACAAAAGGATGCGCTCGGCGGGCAAGGCGCTGCCCGGCGTCGAGATCCGCATCGTCGACGCCGACGGCAATCCCGTGCCGACGGGCGAAGTGGGTGAGGTCGTCACCCGCTCGTCGAACAATATGCTGGGCTATTGGAACCTGCCCGACGCCACCGCGCGGACGCTGACCGATGACGGCTGGATCCGCACCGGCGACGCCGGTTATCTCGACGAGGACGGCTATCTGTATATCCACGACCGGATGAAGGACATGATCATCACCGGCGGCGAAAATGTCTATCCGGCCGAGGTCGAAAGCGCGATCTTCGGCCACCCCGCGGTGCAGGAGGTCGCGGTCATCGGCATTCCCGACGCGAAATGGGGCGAGACGGTAAAGGCGGTTGTCGTCGCCAAGCCAGGCGCCAGCATCGACGAAGCCGACATCATCGCCTGGGCGCGCGAGCGCATCGCGCCCTTCAAATGCCCGCGCAGCGTCGATGTGATCGACGCGTTGCCGCGCAACGCCAGCGGCAAGATTTTGCGCAAGGATCTGCGCGCGCCCTATTGGGAAGGCTATGAGCGGATGGTGAATTGAGGGGTGGCAGAGGGGGCGGTTTTTGACCGATCGTTGCCGTACCCCGGCGAAAGCCGGGGTCCAGAGCGGGATGAGCCAACGCCCGCTCCTGGGCGCCCTGGACCCCGGCTTTTGCCGGGGTACAACAATATGGCGAACGTCCCCTCCCCACCCCAAAGCGGCCGAACCATACCAGTCGTGCCCGACGCGCCGCTTCGTGAGAATATGAAAGCCAGCCCTGCGGTCGCCGCATAACATCGGCCCGACATACGGCCTTTCACGCGACCCATACCCCCGAAGGGCCGGTGCGTTTTCCTCGTTGGCATTGCCATGCGCGGGGGGCACGAAGGGCTTCATCCGCAAGGGTGGAGCCCTTTTCGTCAGGTGGCCGCCTGACGCGCGCGTGCGCGTCGGAACCCATCGCGCGCCATGCAGCGCCCAAGCCATGCTTTGGTCGCCCCGCCCAGCACATCGTCGGCGCCCAGCGTCGTCGCAAGAAAGGCGGCATAGCCGATCGCAATGTCGGCGATGGTGAAGCGCCCCGCGACGAGCCATTCGCGCCCGTCGGCGAGCGCCGCCTCGATGCTTTTGGCGCGCCCGCCGAAAAACGCCTTATAGTCCTCGACGGCCTGGGCCAGTCGCCGCTCCTCGGGTTCGACGCGCGTGTAGCGGATCATGATCGCGAGCGGGAAGGTCAGCGTCGCGTCGCTGCGGTGCAGCCAGTTGCGATAATCCCAGTAATCGGCTTCGTCGCGGCGCACCTCGAGCGGCGTCCCCTCGGCGATGCGTTCGCAGATCGCCGCCGATTCGGTCATCAGCCGACCATCTTCCACCCAGCCGGGCACGGTCATCAACGGGTTCACCGCGCGATAATCGGGCTCGAACGCGCGTGGCGGAAACCGCAGCAGCTTGAGGTCGACGTCGATCGCCGCCTCTTCGACCGCCCACAGGCAGCGCAGCGAGCGGGCATCGGGGCAGTGATACAATGTGGGTGGCGTCATGCGGCAACCTCCTTCGGACGCTCGATATGGCGGCGATGCTCGCGCCAGGCGATGAACAGCCCCGATGCGACGATCAGCGGCGCACCGATCCAGGTCGTGTCGGCGGGTAGCGTGCCGAAGAACCACCAGCCCGCGGCGATCGACCAGAGCAGGCTGGAATAGTCCATCGGGATCACAACCGACACGGGAGCAAGGCGCAGCGCGCCGGTCAGCGCCATCTGCACGACTGCGCCGAGGAAGCCGAGTCCGATCAGCAGCAGCCATTCGCGCGCGTCGTGCGGCGTAATGACAAAGGGCAGCGCGAGGCCGAGCGGGATCATCGACAGCAGGCTGAACCAGAAAACGATCGTCGCGGCATTTTCGGTGCGGCCGAGGTCGCGCACGGCGATGGTTATGAGCGCGGTCATGATCGCGCCGCCGACCGCGACGAGGGTGCCGAGGCCATGGTCACCGCCGAAGCCGCCTGCGAAACTCGCGAGGGGGTCGAGCACGAGCAGTACGCCGACAAAGCCGACGATCACCGCCCCCCATCTTTGCCATCCGGTCGCCTCGCCGAGCAGCAGCGCAGCGAAGATGACGGCAAAGATCGGCACCGACAGGCTGATCGTCGTCGCCTCGGCCATCGGCAGCAGGATCATTCCGCCGAAATTGCACGCCATGCCCGTCAGCCCCATGATCATGCGCCGCATGTGCGCGCCGATCCGCCGCGTCCTGAGCGACGCGAGCCCGTTCGTCGCCATCACCCAGGCGAGCAGGAAGGGCAGAACAAGCGCCTGCCGCCAGAACAGGCTTTCGACGATATGCACGCCCGCGGCATCGACATATTTGACGAGCACGAACATCAGCGAAAGGCTGACCATCGCGAGCAGCCGCAGCGCGATTCCCCCAAGATAATGTTGCGGCTGGTCAGCGGGCTGGGCAAGGGAAGGGGCGGCGGTCATGGGGCCCAAGCGCATATCAGCCCCGCCCGCGCGCGCAAGCCGTCATGCCCGCGTCATCCCCCTTGCCCCGCTTCGCCAATCGGGCTAGGGGCGCACTCCGGCCTAGGGGTATAGCTCAGTTGGTAGAGCATCGGTCTCCAAAACCGAGGGTCGCGGGTTCGAGTCCTGCTGCCCCTGCCAGGTCAATCGGCAAAGCTTCGGGCAAAGGTCGGCCGCCGCGCATCGGCACGGCCGCGCGCGCCGGTGATCGCTCAATCGAATAAGGCCCATATTCGTGCGCGGTAGCGCTCCGGTCCCGTGCCGGGCTTCTTTCGGCATCCTTCGCGTTTTGCAGATTGGGTGCTTCCTTCACGCCGCGAGACCGCCTAACCAGACGCTCGGCAACGACAGCGAGCGGCATGACAATCTCTCCAGCCACCCCCACATCGCCGGGTCGCGTCGACCTGCTCGCGCTCGGTGCCCTGTTCATCGGGCTGGTGTCGGTGACCGGCGGCGCGGCGCTCGCCAAGAGCCTTTTCCCGCTCGTCGGTCCCGCGGGCGCGACCGCGCTGCGGCTGATCTTCGGTGCGCTCCTCCTGTCGATCGTGCTGCGGCCGTGGCGGCTCGATCTTCGCGGTGGCTGGCGGTCGGTCCTCGTCTATGGCGCCGTTCTCGGACTGATGAACCTCAGCTTCTATCATGCGCTGGCCTATATCCCGCTGGGCATCGCGATCGCGATCGAGTTCATCGGGCCTTTGGGGGTGGCGGTGTTCACCTCGCGCCGACGCCGGGATCTCCTGTGGATTGCGATCGCGGTGGCGGGGCTGCTGCTTCTGCTGCCATTGCGCGCAGGCGTCGCCGCGCTCGACTGGCGCGGCGTCGCGCTCGCGCTGGTCGCGGGCGTCTGCTGGGCGGCCTATATCCTGCTCGGCAAGCGCGCGGGCGTGGAGCATGGCCCCGCCGCCGCCGCGGCCGGCACGGTCGTCGCGGCGGTGCTGGCTGCGCCAGTCGGGATCGTCGCGGCGGGGACGGCGCTGCTCCAGCCGGAGATTCTGGCGCTTGGCCTCGCGGTCGGGCTGGTATCGAGCGCCATTCCCTATGGCTTTGAAATGGTCGCGCTGCGCCGTTTGCAACCCAGCAGCTTCGGCACGCTGCTCAGCGCCGAGCCCGCGGTCGGGGCGTTGATCGGTGTGCTGATGCTGGGTGAGATCCTGTCGGCCGCACAATGGCTGGCGATCGGGCTGATCATGGTGTCGTCGATCGGCGCGGCGACGGGGGCGAAGGACGATGCCGTTGCTGAACCCGCGCCCTGACGGCAAGGCGGCGGCTTGACGGGCCTTGCCTGAGCTTCGTTCATTCTATATAATTAGAATACTAAGTAATAGGATCGACCTGTCGAAAGCGACAGGCTCGGCCCGTCGGGGATTGCAAATGCCGGGATTATCCGAATGGTTTGACCGCATGGGTTGCGGGATGCAGGCATGAGCGACTTTGCGGAGCGGCTGGCGGCAGCAATGTGGCGATTTGCGGGGAAGGGTGAAGTTTCCGCGCTTTCGCGCCTGTCGGGCGGCGCCAATATGGAAAGCTGGGCCTTTGAGTGGGTCGCTGGCGGCCGCACCGCGCCCTATGTCCTGCGGCGCGCGCCGTCGGCGGCCTATATGGCCGACCGTCCCTTTGGCCATGCGGACGAGGCGGCGCTGGTCATCGCCGCGCGCGCGGGCGGGGTGAAAGCTCCCGAGGTGGTCGGCGTGCTGGGCGACGCCGACGGTCTGGGTTCCGGCTATGTCATGCGCCGCGTGCTGGCGGAGGTGGCGCCCGCGACGATCCTTGCCGACCCGCCGCCGTCGTTGCTCGCCGATCTGGGGCGCGAACTGGCGCATATCCACGCCATTCCGCTCGACACGATCCCAGCGGCGATCCCGCACATGGACACTGGCGAGGCGCTCGCGGCGCTCCGGGCGCGCTTCCTGGACCATGGCGGCGACCGGCCGGTGATCGCGCTGGCGATCAAATGGTGCGAGGAGCATCTGCCCGCGCCCGCCGATCCGGTGCTTGTCCACGGCGATTATCGCATGGGCAATATCATGGTCGATGCGGACGGACTTGCCGCGGTGCTCGACTGGGAGCTGGCGCATCGCGGCGATGCGCACGAGGATCTGGCGTTCGGCTGCATGAGCGTGTGGCGGTTCGGCCAGCTCGACCGGCCCGCCTTCGGACTTGGCAGCCTCGACGATTTTTTCGCGGCCTATGAAGCCGCGGGCGGCCGCCCCGTCGACCGCGAGCGCTTCCGTTTCTGGCTGGTCTATCGCACGCTCTGGTGGGCGCTGGGCTGCCTTCAGATGGGTGAGGCGTGGCGCAGCGGCGCCGACCGGACGGTCGAGCGCGTCGTCGTCGGGCGACGCACCGCCGAACAGGAACTCGACCTCGTGCGACTGCTGGAGATGGAGGCGCCCGAAGCCGAGCGCGCCCGCCCGCTTCCGCCATCGCCGCCCGCCGCGCCCGCCCCGACGGGCGAGCCGACGAACCGCGAGATGGTGCAGGCGGTGCGCGACTGGATCGAAGGCGCGATCAAGCCGCACGCCGCGGGCCATGCCAAGTTCGAGGCGGTGGTGGCAATGAACGCGCTCGGCATCGTGCTGCGCGACCTCGACGCCGGAACGCGCGCCGAGGACAAGGCGCTGGCGGATGAGCTGCTGTCGGGCGCCGCGACGCTCGCGCGGCCCGTCTTGCTTGCAAATCTGCGCCGCGCGGTGCTCGACAAATGCGCGGTCGACAGCCCGAAATATGCCGCGCTCGCGGCGGCGCGCGCCGAATGGGGCGCTGATAAAGAATAAGGGAGAGAGACGATGGATTTTGCGGTTCCGGCCGATTTGCAGGCCTATCTGGACGAACTCGACGCGTTCATCGATGCCGAGATCAGGCCGCTCGAGCAAGCCGACGACAATATCCGCTTTTTCGACCATCGCCGCGAACATGCGCGCACCGACTGGGACAATCAGGGCCTGCCGCGGCCCGAATGGGAGGCGCTGCTGAAAGAGGCGACGCGCCGCGCCGATGCCGCGGGGCATTGGCGCTTTTCGGCGCCGAAGAAATATGGCGGCAGGGACGGATCGAATCTCTGGATGGCGGTGATCCGCGAACATTTCGCCGCCAAGGGGCTGGGGCTGCACAACGACTTGCAGAACGAGCACAGCATCGTCGGCAATTTCCCCTTTGTCGAAATGTTCGAGCAGTTTGCGACGAGCGAGGAGCAGAAGGCCGAGTTCATC is a genomic window of Sphingopyxis sp. FD7 containing:
- the gcvPB gene encoding aminomethyl-transferring glycine dehydrogenase subunit GcvPB, whose protein sequence is MTALNPAGWRPEMTAAVGADDNVTFTGNRALMLEEPLIFEIGSTETTGVDFDEQAPAADLGSLMRSDPIGLPGLSESETVRHYTRLSRQNYAIDLGLFPLGSCTMKHNPRLNEKVARMPGFADVHPLQPQETVQGALAVINELAFWLIDLTGMYGVAMSPKAGAHGELCGILCIKAALEARGEDRRVLLVPESAHGTNPATAAFAGFTVEDIPATKEGRVDLEALKARLGPDVAGVMITNPNTCGLFERDMKAISDAVHAAGGYVYCDGANFNAIVGRVRPGDLGIDAMHINLHKTFSTPHGGGGPGSGPVVLSEALAPYGPLPFVARYADGTYKLIEEENAAEEHPATFGRMTAFHGQMGMFTRALAYILSHGADGLKQVAEDAVLNANYVLRSLEDVLDAPFAASGPCMHEALFSDKGLAEGFSTLDIAKGLIDEGYHPMTVYFPLVVHGAMLIEPTETESKAALDQFIGALRSIAMRAKNGDPALKSAPHFAPRARLDETAAARKPVLAWEGDL
- a CDS encoding ABA4-like family protein, which produces MSWDSLFLLANYWAIAAWIALAFLPRGPKTLALILYLGVALLCLTYTVLIVGFLTGGIDPGGPGGGDFTTLKGVMALFDSPGGATLGWIHYLAFDLFTGMWIARDADQKGFSRIAQFPFLLLTLLVGPVGLFAWLIVRERRARAQAKAK
- the gcvPA gene encoding aminomethyl-transferring glycine dehydrogenase subunit GcvPA, whose product is MRYLPLTPDDRAAMLGVIGASSIDELFADVPVEARLDGPIAGLPMRASELAVERHMGALARRNRAAGDGPFFLGAGAYRHHVPASVDHLIQRGEFLTAYTPYQPEIAQGTLQMLFEFQSQVARLFGADVANASMYDGSTACWEAIVMARRITRRSKALLSTGLHPHYRSVARTMAKYTRDMLVDGDPALEAGTDWVALAGAVDEETSCVVVQYPDILGRIDDMTTLAEACQAAGALLIAVVTEPVALGLIKSPGEMGADIVVGEGQSLGVGLQFGGPYVGLFACKSKYVRQMPGRLCGETVDANGKRGFVLTLSTREQHIRREKATSNICTNSGLCALAFSIHMTLLGEAGLRHLAAINHGRAKGAAAELAKVPGVSVLNDSFFNEFTLLLPVAARPVVHKLAEMDILGGVSLGRLYPDNDGLANGLVVAVTETVTEEDIAAFAAALKEVLA
- a CDS encoding DUF938 domain-containing protein; this translates as MADRPRTPRAGTGKGEVTPQPWMPGDGGAADKRHAPATLRNRDAITAVLADWLPASGTVLEVASGSGEHAVHFAAAFPHLDWQPSDPDPAGLTSIAAWRAEAGLANLAPPLALDAAAPDWPTGHADAILCINMVHISPWNATLGLFAGAARLLAPGAPLILYGAFVEPGVPTAASNLDFDANLRARDPAWGLRDTDAVKAAAAAAGLAFAERRAMPANNLMLLFRRT
- the gcvH gene encoding glycine cleavage system protein GcvH, with amino-acid sequence MPRYYTEEHEWIDVDGDVATVGITDFAQGQLGDIVFVEVPDTGAELSQGGDAAVVESVKAASDVYAPVDGIVTEGNAQLEEDPALVNSDPEGEGWFFRMTLADKSQLDGLMDAKAYKAFCDAL
- the gcvT gene encoding glycine cleavage system aminomethyltransferase GcvT, translated to MHQDDEIPIETATLPLDAWHRAKGGRMVAFAGYWMPIQYEGIMAEHLWTREHAGLFDVSHMGQLALSGEGAAAALETLVPGDISALKPERMRYSLLLNDDGGILDDLMITNEGDQLGVVVNGAVKWDDIAHLREYLPDHITLNHRDDHGLLALQGPKAVTALSRLVPEAAGLVFMQAISGTWNGHAIGLSRSGYTGEDGFEISLPSAALESFADALCAMAEVKPIGLGARDSLRLEAGLPLYGHDLDETTDPVEGDLAFAISKRRREEGGFPGAARILGHLADGSPRKRVGLTVDGKMPVREGAKLFDGNTEIGVVTSGGFAPSVGAPIAMGYVPTGLAEPGTAVTAEVRGKRVACTVTAMPFIPHRYVRKQGA
- a CDS encoding glycosyltransferase, with translation MMTATDPALANCRLMVATPIYEGAQGTYVRAALDLALRAQAMGIPVRFEFILYQPSITRARNLLTAMFLGSDCTHLLFVDADMDFSADDVFSMVRAMDARAEVGVLGAAYPRRMINWRNVARAAELGIAKDNPAELARFAGEFALHFLDPAQSFRMTDLVELSRLGTAMMMIRRGVLETMRSRFPDLVFRPDPAEQQAHGVGDVAPAFFFPFIDPESRALLSDDYSFCHRVRDAGFRIWLAPWVRTTHAGPMVFAGALADTAQLYSVHPAPSVE